In Anopheles arabiensis isolate DONGOLA chromosome 2, AaraD3, whole genome shotgun sequence, the genomic window agcTATAAAACGAAGGACAATCAGTGGCGCGATGAAACAGTTGAGACCGATCCCAAGACCGGCAAGCTGATCATCTCAGGCTGGTACCGCTACGTCGGGCCCGATGGCGTCACCTACCAGGTCAAGTACGTGGCGGACGAGAATGGCTACCGGCCGCTCGGGATGCATCTGCCCGGGGCCGATCTGTCCGATCCGACCGCGTTCAGCGTGCTTACGCCACTCGTCGATAGTGGCGTTTCGCGAACAGTGCTTCTATCGCTAGTCGGCTGACATCAGCAAACGGGGGCGatataaattacaattttgtgCGTGTGCTATTTTAAATGCGGTTAAATTATGGAAATCCTATCTTTAGTAGTTTGGTAGGATTAGCAACGTGGTATTGATAGTATTAAAATTTGAagacaaaaaatgaaacacgaTACACGTCGGAACAAAGACGAACAGCATTGTGGAACCTGTCCCTGTCAGTAACATAACCGATCACCGCGCAGCGAGCGTTGATTTGTGAGTTCGCTTGCTGGAATCATACTCGATTAACATCTCCTAGGATCGTTCGAAGGCAACGACCTTGCTTGAAACGGCTCTTCGGGGGCCTCTTCGCTTCTCGGGCTTGGGCAACGACAGACGCACTAATCAAGCGCTATCGCACCCATCGGCGAGCATCGGTTTTTGCTAGCTTTTGCGCAGAAGCTTGGAAGCTGCGTAGACGTGCTGAGGGTGCCAACgagtgtggttgttgttttttttttttgtgcgaagaaaaaaatctgaaacaaAGGAGTAaagcagttttattttttgtagagAAAGATTCTAGGAAATAAAATGCGTGCGGTaagcttgttgtttgttcGATTGTGATGAAGCAAGAGAGAAAtgattaaacaaaacattcttaaTCCCCTCCTCTATGTGGCAGATTCGTGGTGTgcttctttgtgtgtttgtaacgcTTCTTCCTGTTG contains:
- the LOC120896411 gene encoding cuticle protein CP14.6-like, encoding MYRYCVCLLALLLASTLLTDARPAMEKDHNFHYYEIISTENGQLFSYKTKDNQWRDETVETDPKTGKLIISGWYRYVGPDGVTYQVKYVADENGYRPLGMHLPGADLSDPTAFSVLTPLVDSGVSRTVLLSLVG